One genomic window of Amphiura filiformis chromosome 3, Afil_fr2py, whole genome shotgun sequence includes the following:
- the LOC140147325 gene encoding uncharacterized protein produces MGGDFTLALEDEVDDVVAADETESSDGVPSLPSYNSDNAMLQMTQMMKVIGENIRDKIRRKQSSAQHLTETSIKTAQNQVSKLWAGQHKARRRTQEEFQDKLLTQIVGLETDLNEMATTLNKSQTLLQQHQHKVSTTLMNHVKKVHKLESEYRKEGETLEVELGQHLVRNVKGILRLGLSDMQKKMTQDVQHHEIQSMKRSLQSFLL; encoded by the exons atgggAGGGGATTTTACACTGG CCTTGGAGGATGAAGTCGATGATGTTGTTGCAGCAGATGAAACAGAATCTAGTGATGGTGTGCCTTCATTGCCTTCTTATAATTCAGATAATGCGATGCTGCAGATGACGCAGATGATGAAAGTCATTGGTGAAAACATCAGAGATAAAATAAGG AGAAAGCAAAGTAGTGCTCAGCATTTGACTGAAACATCCATAAAAACAGCACAAAATCAAGTTTCTAAATTGTGGGCTGGTCAGCACAAAGCAAG GAGAAGAACCCAAGAAGAATTTCAGGACAAATTGTTGACCCAGATAGTTGGTCTGGAGACTGATTTGAATGAGATGGCGACCACCTTAAACAAAAGTCAGACATTGCTGCAGCAACATCAGCATAAAGTATCAACAACTCTCATGAATCA TGTCAAAAAAGTCCACAAACTTGAAAGTGAATACAGAAAAGAAGGTGAAACACTTGAAGTAGAGCTTGGTCAGCATTTGGTGAGAAATGTCAAGGGTATTCTAAGACTGGGACTGAGTGATATGCAGAAGAAAATGACACAAGATGTG CAACATCATGAGATTCAGTCTATGAAGAGGTCATTGCAGTCATTCCTTCTTTAG
- the LOC140148727 gene encoding uncharacterized protein, whose translation MSTQAFSPELTQETPYLSQNDFRSPIELSGVKGKQGRGRGKKATEKKSKSVGRGKGKTQSDVGQDDDSLSDVEIMRDANTSSSSVKDKYGTTLALDGGNPFNEAEMHKLSEITTKLTQTRVQLEKFLNPEEKRQPFDRYSGNRSLTYSKKSNSGKEKTEKKSDDLSKSYTPGKNEVSRAKVFSNFIKPPVDPALLKFPTRVGPIPTPDALEEESKKMQKRSQKPSPTRPFYWDESEEEERNKQPREQVKSTERNKRNVSTLANRAQCDADQSEYAIASYSDEDGSKKRSKTKGRKQKNEYQDESDSPPFDVYEDEEDTDTEICVQKSVPKAKTNKRPEEVERSTRKQKDDKYNDSDIEEELNTEKHVEKSNDVEQKAKRRGNQKKWGRRNSLTDAEIIDRQESIKPPLKEIVKGLKKIVKGRGKQPKQDIKKTLKDYSTDEESENGEMPDNCHKDNKITSTKSQKEKKKGREKQKKPDVRETPEEYSTEEFENGQMQDYLHSDNEMTSAKPQKEKKSREKQKKQGARKMPKDYSTEEESENEEMPDNLHSDNEITNTKPQKETKKSREKQKKQDVRETPEEYSTEEFENGQIQDNLHSDNEIANTKPQKEKKKSREKQKKPEPRKTSKYYSPEEEYENGEMQDNLHSDNEIQAIKPQKQKVKSRGKQKKQEAKKILNNTSSTEDESEFGELQDHLHSNDEIQSKPTKTRQQKTKSTNKPCMIAAESNNQQQEILSNGKRQKKDNESRKFSSQIEDADSGETAEEQSKDGDQDEEFDRNTVCSVETFHSLCQKLLEHSGDGIGATRSRRHLPKVNYKDPENSEIDLSLSGSSVSSAPSTSHRNVSKTKTLKDAGEISLPTMPKRSKLDDTQSVISNRSWLIEKTKQKVSTYSKNRAQQWIGVGPLVNLDTVSAKKKPKPKARPTKAVSQKTPPALPKKPKRPHPQSDEEDGAYIYYYREEDMSSRKGENKNDQPTNKKKPKYTDANMQGKRQQDVEEEELDDLETMRSQQSRHNTTPISSALLDYHTTGCDDVDLYPMTPASLMPDDEEMTLSQLSIAITPRRDSTPSSGRTPKLVTFEDDKISVEQDVNIDECLLLSGPVIGPRPRKSALKRKYPDMSEESGDEASLASDNEEDGQEQLSLSQGQGMLKPKIYSEQLLPVLFK comes from the exons ATGTCAACTCAAGCTTTTTCTCCAGAACTTACCCAAGAGACTCCATATTTATCACAGAATGATTTCAGAAGTCCAATAGAATTATCCGGAGTAAAGGGTAAACAAGGAAGAGGGAGAGGCAAGAAAGCGACAGAAAAGAAGTCAAAATCGGTTGGTAGAGGGAAAGGAAAAACCCAAAGTGATGTTGGGCAGGATGATGATAGTTTGTCAGATGTTGAAATAATGAGAGATGCCAATACTTCATCGTCTTCTGTCAAAGATAAATATGGCACTACATTAGCACTTGATGGTGGTAATCCATTCAATGAGGCAGAAATGCACAAGCTGTCTGAAATTACTACAAAACTAACGCAAACTAGAGTACAGCTTGAGAAGTTTTTGAATCCTGAAGAGAAACGGCAGCCATTTGACCGGTATTCAGGTAACAGATCATTAACCTACTCCAAGAAGTCAAATTCAGGAAAGGAGAAAACAGAAAAGAAATCTGATGACTTATCAAAGAGTTATACTCCTGGAAAAAATGAAGTGAGCCGTGCAAAAGTTTTCAGCAATTTCATTAAGCCCCCAGTTGATCCTGCACTGCTAAAATTTCCTACCAGAGTTGGACCAATTCCAACACCAGATGCACTTGAAGAGGAGTCCAAAAAGATGCAGAAAAGAAGTCAAAAGCCATCTCCTACAAGGCCATTCTATTGGGATGAGAGTGAGGAAGAGGAGCGTAATAAACAACCAAGAGAGCAGGTCAAATCCACAGAAAGAAATAAGAGAAATGTATCAACACTTGCAAACAGAGCACAGTGTGATGCAGATCAATCAGAATATGCAATTGCTAGTTATTCTGATGAAGATGGGAGTAAAAAAAGAAGCAAGACTAAgggaagaaaacaaaagaatgagTACCAAGATGAGAGTGATTCTCCACCATTTGATGtatatgaagatgaagaagacacTGACACAGAAATTTGTGTTCAAAAGTCGGTTccaaaagcaaaaacaaataaGAGACCAGAAGAGGTGGAGAGAAGTACCAGAAAACAGAAAGATGACAAATATAATGATAGCGATATTGAAGAAGAATTGAATACTGAAAAACATGTAGAAAAGTCCAATGATGTGGAACAAAAAGCAAAAAGAAGGGGAAATCAAAAGAAATGGGGGAGAAGGAACTCGCTGACAGATGCAGAAATTATAGATCGGCAGGAGAGCATCAAACCACCACTGAAAGAGATAGTCAAAGGACTGAAAAAGATAGTCAAAGGTAGAGGAAAGCAACCAAAACAAGACATAAAGAAAACGTTGAAAGATTATTCTACAGATGAGGAATCTGAAAATGGTGAGATGCCAGATAACTGTCACAAGGATAATAAAATAACAAGCACAAAATCgcagaaagagaaaaagaaaggtaGAGAAAAGCAAAAGAAACCGGATGTAAGGGAAACACCCGAAGAATATTCTACAGAAGAATTTGAAAATGGCCAGATGCAAGATTATCTTCACAGTGATAATGAGATGACAAGCGCCAAACCACAGAAAGAGAAGAAAAGTAGagaaaagcaaaagaaacaagGAGCAAGGAAGATGCCAAAAGATTATTCTACAGAAGAGGAATCTGAAAATGAAGAGATGCCAGATAACCTTCACAGTGATAATGAGATAACAAACACCAAACCGCAGAAAGAGACAAAGAAAAGTAGggaaaagcaaaagaaacaagATGTAAGGGAAACACCAGAAGAATATTCTACAGAAGAATTTGAAAATGGTCAGATACAAGATAACCTTCACAGTGATAATGAGATAGCAAACACCAAACcacaaaaagagaaaaagaaaagtagGGAAAAGCAAAAGAAACCAGAGCCAAGGAAGACATCTAAATATTATTCACCAGAAGAGGAATATGAAAATGGTGAGATGCAAGATAATCTTCACAGTGATAATGAGATACAAGCCATTAAACCACAGAAACAAAAAGTCAAAAGTAGAGGAAAGCAAAAGAAACAAGAGGCAAAGAAAATTCTGAACAACACAAGTTCTACAGAAGATGAGTCTGAATTTGGTGAGCTGCAAGATCATCTTCACAGCAATGATGAGATACAAAGTAAGCCAACAAAAACCAGGCAACAGAAGACCAAGTCCACCAACAAACCATGTATGATAGCAGCAGAATCCAATAATCAACAACAGGAGATATTGTCTAATGGCAAGAGACAAAAGAAGGATAATGAGTCCAGGAAATTTAGCTCTCAGATTGAAGACGCTGATTCTGGTGAGACTGCAGAGGAGCAGAGTAAGGATGGCGATCAGGACGAGGAGTTTGACAGGAACACAGTTTGTTCTGTGGAAACCTTCCATAGTCTTTGCCAG AAACTTCTTGAACATTCAGGAGATGGAATAGGTGCTACTAGGTCTCGTCGTCATCTTCCTAAGGTGAACTACAAGGATCCTGAAAA TTCTGAAATAGATTTAAGTTTGAGTGGATCCAGCGTATCAAGTGCACCCAGTACTTCACATAGAAATGtgtcaaagacaaag ACACTTAAAGATGCGGGTGAAATctcattacccacaatgccaaaACGGAGTAAATTGGATGATACTCAAAGTGTCATCAGCAATCGTAGCTGGctaattgaaaaaacaaaacaaaaagtaagTACCTACTCCAAGAATCGTGCCCAGCAGTGGATAGGTGTAGGACCACTAGTGAACCTAGACACAGTGTctgcaaagaagaaaccaaagccaaAGGCACGTCCAACTAAAGCAGTTTCACAG AAAACACCACCAGCCTTACCAAAGAAACCAAAGCGACCTCATCCTCAGTCAGATGAGGAAGATGGTGCATATATTTACTACTACAGAGAAGAAGATATGTCTTCCAGGAAGGGGGAAAACAAGAATGATCAACCAACCAACAAGAAAAAGCCTAAGTATACTGACGCTAATATGCAAGGCAAGCGACAACAAGACGTAGAGGAAGAAGAACTTGATGATCTTGAGACA ATGCGTTCACAACAATCGAGACACAACACAACTCCAATAAGCAGTGCACTCTTGGATTACCACACTACAGGCTGTGATGATGTTGATCTTTATCCTATGACACCTGCATCATTGATGCCAGATGATGAAGAGATGACATTAAGTCAATTGTCTATTGCTATCACACCAAGAAGAGATAGTACACCATCATCTGGTAGAACACCAAAA CTGGTAACCTTTGAAGATGACAAGATTAGTGTTGAACaagatgtgaacattgatgaaTGTCTACTTCTGTCTG GTCCTGTGATAGGACCAAGGCCAAGAAAGTCTGCTCTCAAACGCAAATATCCAGATATGTCTGAAGAGAGTGGTGACGAGGCAAGTCTGGCAAGTGATAATGAAGAAGATGGTCAAGAACAGCTTAGTCTGAGTCAAGGACAAGGAATGTTGAAGCCAAAAATCTATTCAGAACAACTTTTACCAGTGCTCTTCAAATAA
- the LOC140147327 gene encoding uncharacterized protein — protein sequence MQKMAEVLPSLGDFEMQVACTEALARLVTKSKRPAFAANWFPNNKFASAFLAIQDLNFETDCRKFLNFVNDASGAKRSVNSFPCQEAFLGGFKLHQPPDENLPDFWVDFNSASQSITMYVAENSENNYEDDGEGNMWETVTIKGNLVKNYSLTKHGNSQKLQLELLIPARDILHFCPSKQKSATILFDSSIDINTALVSSLGEEKCLSSQQSKKKASVSKVNVRVNRADFASVGLVNGDPVLNDFQQAEPIQRNQLKPVVNGVNTPTRHKVSVPIVPMRTPTYRSSPSVASTVSSFTQNGHTSLGSKSSSNSYQPKTPTRPSSSGTKKVKTPLQIVVADKHPAPSTSDESNVGKLPKSSKKVSSTAAVITIHSGQKEKVDAEVIQPDKGSSDKDKDTTSSKRKAAVASKLSKGNKKQIADQHSKSEEPASEDPKVVQEVNTNQTDNNKASEPDEESNSQTTGGKARRSSKRKAKTTTSSQESQDADDKKTGRQTRSKKFKLYSANNTMLLPDSQESGTRRSQRGKKGKEQGKEEEQMDLTYAGETYDKEQDKQVNTKTQKRRDIVIPSSVPGTQDSTNTDIIPPSFNSIPPHFIAVAKRRLEESVSVNTSICQSPSLSTITEESTQSRKSNSTGIVVANNVKSIRNSDSSLKKQ from the exons AT GCAAAAGATGGCTGAAGTACTACCATCACTTGGTGACTTTGAGATGCAGGTTGCCTGCACGGAAGCTCTTGCTAGATTGGTAACCAAGTCAAAGCGACCCGCATTTGCTGCAAACTGGTTTCCAAATAACAAATTTGCATCAGCATTCTTGGCAATTCAGGACCTCAACTTTGAAACT GACTGTCGGAAGTTTCTGAACTTTGTGAATGATGCAAGTGGAGCCAAAAGAAG TGTGAATAGCTTCCCCTGCCAAGAAGCTTTCCTTGGTGGTTTCAAGCTACATCAACCACCAGACGAAAACCTACCTGACTTTTGGGTTGACTTTAATTCTGCCAGTCAGTCCATAACCATGTATGTAGCTGAAAATTCAGAGAACAACTATGAG GATGATGGTGAAGGTAACATGTGGGAAACAGTCACAATCAAAGGCAACCTAGTCAAAAATTATTCTTTAACCAAACATGGTAATAGCCAAAAGCTTCAGCTTGAGTTACTAATACCTGCCCGTGACATATTGCACTTCTGTCCTAGCAAACAGAAATCGGCAACCATTTTATTTGACTCCAGCATTGATATTAACACTGCATTGGTTAGTTCGCTAGGTGAAGAAAAATGCCTGTCTTCTCAG CAAAGTAAGAAGAAAGCATCTGTGTCCAAAGTCAATGTGAGAGTGAACAGAGCTGATTTTGCAAGTGTGGGACTTGTCAATGGGGATCCAGTACTGAATGATTTCCAGCAAGCAGAGCCGATCCAGAGGAAT CAACTCAAACCAGTTGTCAATGGTGTCAATACACCCACCAGGCACAAGGTTTCTGTACCCATTGTACCTATGAGGACACCAACTTACAGATCCTCCCCCAGTGTGGCTTCCACAGTGTCTTCATTTACTCAGAATGGACATACTTCTTTGGGGTCGAAAAGCAGTA GCAATTCTTATCAACCAAAAACACCAACTAGACCTTCTTCATCGGGTACCAAGAAAGTAAAGACTCCCCTACAAATAGTTGTTGCTGACAAACATCCTGCACCTAGCACATCTGATGAGAGTAATGTTGGCAAACTCCCCAAGTCTTCAAAGAAAGTATCTTCCACAGCGGCAGTCATCACAATACACAGTGGGCAAAAAGAGAAGGTTGATGCTGAAGTAATTCAACCTGACAAGGGAAGCTCTGATAAAGATAAAG ATACTACTAGCTCCAAGAGGAAAGCTGCAGTAGCATCTAAGTTATCCAAAGGAAACAAGAAACAAATTGCAGATCAACATTCTAAATCGGAAGAACCAGCTTCAGAAGATCCCAAGGTTGTCCAAGAGGTGAATACTAATCAAACTGACAATAACAAAGCATCTGAACCAGATGAGGAAAGTAACAGTCAGACCACTGGAGGAAAAGCAAGGAGAAGTAGCAAGCGTAAAGCCAAgacaacaacatcatcacaagAAAGTCAGGATGCAGATGACAAGAAAACTGGAAGACAAACTCGATCCAAGAAATTCAAATTGTACTCCGCCAACAACACCATGCTATTACCAGATAGTCAAGAAAGTGGTACAAGAAGATCTCAGCGTGGGAAGAAAGGAAAAGAACAAGGGAAGGAAGAGGAACAGATGGATTTAACATATGCAGGGGAAACCTATGACAAAGAGCAGGACAAGCAAGTTAATACAAAGACACAGAAAAGAAGAG ACATTGTGATTCCTAGTTCTGTGCCAGGAACCCAGGATAGTACCAACACAGATATCATACCTCCATCTTTCAATTCCATACCACCGCACTTCATTGCTGTAGCCAAAAG GAGACTTGAAGAAAGTGTATCCGTAAACACTTCGATATGTCAGAGCCCATCATTGAGTACTATAACTGAGGAAAGCACCCAAAGCCGAAAATCAAACTCAACAGGTATTGTTGTTGCAAATAATGT GAAGAGCATCAGAAATTCAGACAGTAGTCTCAAGAAACAATGA
- the LOC140147328 gene encoding uncharacterized protein has product MPVQTTPPQVIRPSEMMHLESAILSKARDQAYYTKLQDWLISQQTDDASPQICSVEMMKKVITVLQGELQCQQFQQARVIVLAIQHVTKFIDFFSFFPVLLSSGLVEILGDVGISTHMMCIMKEGT; this is encoded by the exons ATGCCTGTACAGACCACACCCCCTCAAGTCATAAGGCCATCAGAAATG ATGCACCTTGAATCTGCTATATTGAGCAAAGCAAGAGACCAAGCATACTATACTAAATTACAGGATTGGCTGATTAGTCAACAAACAGATGATGCCTCACCACAGATATGTAGCGTGGAGATGATGAAGAAAGTTATCACAGTTCTTCAAGGG GAACTACAATGCCAACAATTTCAACAAGCTAGAGTGATTGTGTTGGCAATTCAACATGTAACCAAGTTcatagattttttttctttttttcccgtTTTACTTTCCAGTGGTTTAGTAGAGATCCTTG GTGATGTTGGAATTAGTACACACATGATGTGCATCATGAAGGAAGGAACTTGA